A segment of the Synechococcus sp. MEDNS5 genome:
ATCAGCACCAGCGAGCCTTGCCGGCGATCCAGCAAGTCAATCCAGTGCCTGTCAATGATCTGACGGTGCTGGGGACTAATGCTGCTCTGCTCAAGAGACAACAACGGCTTCACATTGCTCCGCGAGACCGCACTCCACCGGAGATCGTCGGGTAAGCCCAGGGCCTGTTCCTCTAGAGCCGATCGTTGTTTCTGCGGGGCCGTCCAGATGCGGCGTTGAAGCAGTGGCTGAAAACCAGATTCGCGCAACACATCCAGCGTTACGCGATCCAGTGGGTCACATCGCACCAGCCAGCTGGGCGACTGAGCCACTGGATCCTTCATGGAGTCCTGAATGAGGAGTCGCAATGCCTGCGCGTGGCTGAAACGCTCAGGGCTCTGGAACTGCAGAAGATCCAAATGCCAACAGGTTGAACGGCGGTTGCCGGGGCGAAGTAGTGCCAGCGCCAGCAGTCGGTCCTGATGGGTGGAGGCTGTTTCAAGCAGAGAGAGCACCCGGGTGGTACGGGTGGTTAGCGCGGAGCGGATCAGACCACCCAAGCCGCTGACCCAGTTCTGCACCAGCAGGGTTTGGAGAGTGGTGTCAGGCAGCCCTTCGTTGCGCTCTCCGTTGAAGGGATTGCTGGCGATGTGACCCGCCTTCAGTGGTTCGATCCGAAGCCGGAATCCCGCTGACTGTCCCACCGCAGGCCTCCTGCCTCTTCCAAATGTATCGCCGCCGTTCTCACTTCGTGCTTATGCAGGGCGCACCAACACCAGAGGCGTGCGCTCGTTGGCATTGCCGGCGGGATTCGGTTTGAGTGCGCGGTGCAGCAGTTCTTGATCACATCCACGGCTCGAGGCCAGCACCTTGACGCGTCCGAGATCGTTTACATCCACGATGGCGACCGAAACGCCAAGGGCTGCCGCTGCTTCCTCACACAGGCGTTCAGGGTGCTGGGGCCCCAGCACGATCGTTTGGTCATAGGGAGGCGTCGTTCCGGTGATGTCGTCAATCAGGCGGGCCTGTTCTCCAGCCAGGCGATAGAACCAGCCCCGCTGTCCCAATGGTTTGAGCAGGGAGCCGACCAACCAGGCCAGCAACACTCGGGTAGGCCCCACCTGGTCGATCAGGGTCTGCAGACCGCAGGCTGTGGCCAGGCTGCTGGTGGGGTGAAACACGCGACAGAGCAGTCGAGCCAGCCATCCCGGACTGATCGTGGAGGGATGGGCATAACGCCCCTGGATCACCGCCACTGGTGTTTCACCGATCGTGAGGATGTCGCCCTTCTGAAGCAGATCGCCGGCGTAGTGACGCAACACCTCAATGCAGTCATCAAGAGGTCCGAGCAGGTGGGTCTTCAACGGCAGCACCGAGCATCCTTCGCCCGTTCGGAATGCAGCCTGACCGGCTGCCATCACTGCCGGTCGGCGCAGGGGCACCACCACCCCCTGGCGACGGCTCAAGCGTCCGAAGGGTCCGTAGTTCACCCACTGCACGTCCACCCAGACCGTGTCCACCCTCTCGCCAACAGGTGTGGATGCGTCACCCGTCAGCGTGATCTCCACGTGGACCTTGGTGCTTTTCTGACCCTTCACGATGTACGCGGGCCAGTAGCCATCAGCCCGTGTGTCCTCATCGGGGTGCTGCGGTGTGATCTGGATGGATGTAACGATGTCGCGCAGATCGGCACTGCCGATCAGGGTGGGGTGGACCTCAAGTTCCGGAACCATCACCTCCATGCGCGTGTGGGGATTGCTGATCTCCAGCCACCCATTCATGACCAGAGATGCTCCCTTCTGGTTGACGGACCAGTCGCTTTGACACAGCAGTAGGGGGGAAGCGGGTCGGAGTCGATGGCGCGCTTCGATCCAGGCGATTGCCAGCCCCAGCAGCAAGAGAATCAGCAGGAGACAAGCCATGGAATCGCCGGTCCTGGACCGGTAGTAGTGGCGCGCAGCGTAAGGCGTCCGAGCCGAGGGCTCAGCGGGAGATCACCTCGGTGTTGAGCTCGTTGAAACTCAGACTTGTGCTTCCGCCTGTGGGGGCGGGGATTCCGGTCGCAGCACTGATCGCCGCATTGATCTCTTCGAGGGGCACCTGTCCCTCTGCATCAAGAATCACTGAACCACTGCCGTCGAGCACCACCACCTGAGGAACAACCCCTTTCCAGTAGTGGGCAGGGTCGTTCTGACCCTGGTCACCGCGATTCTGCAGGGCATCGGTGGTGAGGGGAAGCAAGTCAACGCTGTTGCCCCAGACGCGCTGGAGTTCCGACACGGATGAGGAGAACACCTTGCTGGTGCTGCTGTCGTCGAGGTAGTAAACCAAAACGCTCGTGCGGCCTGCGGCTTGCGACTCGGCCAGGGTTATGGCGGGTGGAACCAGAGATCCGTTGCCTGCGTACAGAGCGAAAATGTTTCCGTCGTAGCTGTCGGTCTCCCTGGCGGCTTGTCCAGGGAGTGCGATCAGAACCAAAGCAAGAACCATCGAAAGGGAGCGAAGCAGGAACCCAGCCATGGTTCAGCAGGAAAGACAACGCATTCTGAACCCTTCTCGCCGCACTCTCATCTCGACGCTCAGCTTCGCCCGAAGCTGCGCCCCATTCCCTGGGCAATGCCCCGGCCAATGAGACCGATCGCGCGACCGACAACCTGGGTGAGAACCACCACCATCAGATCGCCGAACCGTTTCACCAGACTCTGCACCTGGGGGGCGATGGCATCGCGGGCTTCGACCAGAAGGGCGACCTGCTGTTGCCACCACTGCAGCTGTTTCAGTTCCTCATCCCTCGGTTCCGTCAGCAGCAGGGGCTCGATCTGGCCTGATTTCAGCCTGTACAGCAGTCTGCGACTTTCGTACAGGCGGATCGGTCGTTCAATCCACTCCTGCCAACGGGACTGACTGTTGAGCTGGTTGCGCAGCCGCTCCAGTTCACGGGTGGAAATCAAGGCGTGATCAAGCAGATAACGACGCAGTTCAGGCCACTCGCCGCAGACGCCCAGTAACTCGCCCCCGATCAACTCCGCTGTGCGCACCAGCCAGTTACTGATGAGCGTCTCGAGCTGGAGCAAGGCTCTGGGATCATCGGAGGGAAGCAGCTGTCCGTCCACAAGAACGGGTTGGTCTTGCACCAACGCCGCAAGCATGGTCATGGGGTCTGGAAGTTCCTCGTCGCCTCGCAATAGATCGGTCCGCTTCAGCAGCTCGTCCGCAACCGGCTGCATGGCTTCGCCGAGAGGCAAGCGCACGTAGCTGCCCGCCACACTGCGTAGCGCTTGCTGACGGACTTCCGGTTGCAGGGCGTTCCAGCGCTTTCTCAGGTCCTGCTGGCTCAAGGGGGCTGCGGGGGCTTCTTGCCGGAGGCGCTGCAGCACGGTGTGCAGTTGTTGGAGAAGGGCCAGGAGCAGATCGCGGCGACGCTCCGGATGCAGTCCCTCGATGGCGAGCAACTGGCCGGTGCCATTACCCAGACCTCCGCTCACGGCGGTTTGAAGTCGGTCTTGGATGGCCTCCCACACCGCCTCCGTGTTGCGATCTCTGATGCTGAGACTGATGCTTTCTTTCGGCTGCGAGAGGGCAACGGCATGATCAAGACCCACCTGAAGAGGCCCCCAGAGCCACAGCAGCAGATTGCGCGCACTCAGCAGCTCCCGCCGGCGTCCTTCCAGCAGCAAACGCAGAAGCGATTGCTCGGGTGGAGGATTCAAGAGCGCTTCGATGACCTGCAGATCTGCACTGATCTGCTGCAGACCGCTCAATAGCAGCCAACTGGCAGCGCCGACAGGCTGTACTGGATGGTCAGCCGTCGATGCGCTGGATTCGATAGCGAGCACCCGTCCCCCCTGCAAGAGGCGCTGGATGGCGGAACGCAGACCCTCAAGATCAGGATCCTGAACTACCCCCTCACAGTTCAAAGCTAGAAGCTCCCTGGGATCACGGCTGAAATCCGAGGGAAGAACGAGCAGGATTGGCGAAGGAGTCCAGCGTTGCTGGAGCTGGAGAATCTCCCGGTCGAGAAGGAGTGACTGGCTGCGTCCCGGGAGCGCCCAGATCACCAGGTCGGGGTGGCTCTCTAACGCCTCACTGCTGCGTCGAATGCTGAGGGGATGCTCAGCGGTGGAGAGTT
Coding sequences within it:
- a CDS encoding F420-0:Gamma-glutamyl ligase, which codes for MACLLLILLLLGLAIAWIEARHRLRPASPLLLCQSDWSVNQKGASLVMNGWLEISNPHTRMEVMVPELEVHPTLIGSADLRDIVTSIQITPQHPDEDTRADGYWPAYIVKGQKSTKVHVEITLTGDASTPVGERVDTVWVDVQWVNYGPFGRLSRRQGVVVPLRRPAVMAAGQAAFRTGEGCSVLPLKTHLLGPLDDCIEVLRHYAGDLLQKGDILTIGETPVAVIQGRYAHPSTISPGWLARLLCRVFHPTSSLATACGLQTLIDQVGPTRVLLAWLVGSLLKPLGQRGWFYRLAGEQARLIDDITGTTPPYDQTIVLGPQHPERLCEEAAAALGVSVAIVDVNDLGRVKVLASSRGCDQELLHRALKPNPAGNANERTPLVLVRPA
- a CDS encoding DUF3685 domain-containing protein codes for the protein MNVQAREILLFAPDLLGESLAAELSTAEHPLSIRRSSEALESHPDLVIWALPGRSQSLLLDREILQLQQRWTPSPILLVLPSDFSRDPRELLALNCEGVVQDPDLEGLRSAIQRLLQGGRVLAIESSASTADHPVQPVGAASWLLLSGLQQISADLQVIEALLNPPPEQSLLRLLLEGRRRELLSARNLLLWLWGPLQVGLDHAVALSQPKESISLSIRDRNTEAVWEAIQDRLQTAVSGGLGNGTGQLLAIEGLHPERRRDLLLALLQQLHTVLQRLRQEAPAAPLSQQDLRKRWNALQPEVRQQALRSVAGSYVRLPLGEAMQPVADELLKRTDLLRGDEELPDPMTMLAALVQDQPVLVDGQLLPSDDPRALLQLETLISNWLVRTAELIGGELLGVCGEWPELRRYLLDHALISTRELERLRNQLNSQSRWQEWIERPIRLYESRRLLYRLKSGQIEPLLLTEPRDEELKQLQWWQQQVALLVEARDAIAPQVQSLVKRFGDLMVVVLTQVVGRAIGLIGRGIAQGMGRSFGRS
- a CDS encoding thylakoid membrane photosystem I accumulation factor — encoded protein: MAGFLLRSLSMVLALVLIALPGQAARETDSYDGNIFALYAGNGSLVPPAITLAESQAAGRTSVLVYYLDDSSTSKVFSSSVSELQRVWGNSVDLLPLTTDALQNRGDQGQNDPAHYWKGVVPQVVVLDGSGSVILDAEGQVPLEEINAAISAATGIPAPTGGSTSLSFNELNTEVISR